A window from Canis lupus familiaris isolate Mischka breed German Shepherd chromosome 18, alternate assembly UU_Cfam_GSD_1.0, whole genome shotgun sequence encodes these proteins:
- the TUT1 gene encoding speckle targeted PIP5K1A-regulated poly(A) polymerase isoform X2, which produces MDKDKGVFAIVEMGDTETREAVLSQPQHSLGGHRLRVRPREQKEFQSPASKSPKGAAPDSHQLAKALAEAPDVGAQMVKLVGLRELSEAERQLRSLVVALMQEVFMEFFPGCVVHPFGSSINSFDVHGCDLDLFLDLGDLEESQPAPKAPESPSLDSALASPLDPQALACTPASPPDSQPPSPPDSEALDFETPSSSLAPQTPDSALASETLASPQSLPPASPLQEDLGEGNLGKALELAEALKGEKPEGAAMLELVGSILRGCVPGVYRVQTVPSARRPVVKFCHRPSGLHGDVSLSNRLALHNSRFLSLCSELDERVRPLVYTLRCWAQGRGLSGSGPLLSNYALTLLVIYFLQTREPPVLPTVSQLTQKAGEGEQVEVDGWDCSFPRDASRLEPSTNKEPLSSLLAQFFSCVSCWDLRGSLLSLREGQVLPVAGGLPSNRWEGLRLGPMNLQDPFDLSHNVAANVTSRVAGRLQNCCRAAANYCRSLQFQRRSSRGRDWGLLPLLQPSSPSSLLSATPIPLPPAPFTQLTATLARVLREALGCHIEQGTKRLRSDRGGPEESPQGGTNKRLKLDGQEKSCEEGLEEQQECVRDHSEDGVEEMVVEVGEMVQDWVQSSGRPGEPPQTTTKQLATGGEGQPGHAALAEQRPQGPDADAAREGFWAETGKGVLLSSVSWRCALWHRVWQGRRRARRRLQQQTKDKGGGTAGTTAWLAIEAQVTQELGGPTGAAQRPEAEPLLTFVASASQADQTLTVTPIQDSQGLFPDLHHFLQVYLPQALRNLLK; this is translated from the exons ATGGACAAGGACAAG GGCGTATTTGCTATCGTGGAGATGGGGGACACAGAGACTCGGGAAGCTGTCTTGTCACAGCCCCAGCACAGCCTAGGAGGACATCGCCTGCGGGTCCGGCCACGGGAGCAGAAAGAGTTCCAGAGCCCAGCTTCCAAATCTCCCAAAGGAGCAGCCCCTGACAGCCACCAGCTGGCCAAAGCACTAGCTGAGGCCCCTGATGTGGGGGCACAAATGGTGAAGCTTGTGGGGCTGAGGGAGTTGTCTGAGGCTGAACGGCAGCTTCGGAGCCTAGTGGTGGCCCTGATGCAGGAGGTCTTCATGGAGTTCTTCCCTG GCTGCGTGGTCCATCCTTTTGGCTCTTCCATAAATAGTTTTGATGTCCATGGCTGTGATCTTGACCTCTTCCTGGATCTGGGTGACTTGGAAGAGTCTCAG CCAGCCCCAAAGGCCCCAGAGTCTCCATCTTTGGACTCAGCCCTTGCATCACCACTGGATCCTCAAGCCCTGGCCTGTACCCCAGCTTCCCCTCCAGATTCacagcctccttctcctccagaCTCAGAAGCCCTGGATTTTGaaactccttcctcttccctggcACCCCAGACTCCAGACTCTGCTTTGGCCTCTGAGACCCTCGCCTCTCCCCagtccctgcctccagcctcaccACTGCAGGAGGACCTGGGAGAGGGGAACTTGGGGAAGGCCCTGGAACTGGCAGAGGCCCTGAAGGGGGAGAAACCAGAGGGGGCAGCAATGCTGGAGTTGGTGGGATCCATTCTTCGGGGCTGTGTCCCTGGAGTGTACCGAGTCCAGACTGTACCCTCTGCCAGACGCCCTGTGGTCAAGTTTTGTCATCGGCCTTCAGGTCTTCATGGTGACGTCTCCCTCAGTAACCG GCTGGCTCTGCACAACTCTCGCTTCCTGAGTCTCTGCTCTGAGCTCGATGAGCGAGTTCGGCCTCTTGTGTACACCCTCCGCTGTTGGGCTCAGGGTCGAGGGCTGTCAG GAAGCGGCCCCCTCCTCAGTAACTACGCCCTGACCTTGCTCGTGATCTATTTCCTTCAGACCAGGGAACCTCCTGTGTTGCCTACTGTGTCTCAGCTCACCCAGAAAGCAG GTGAAGGTGAGCAGGTGGAGGTGGACGGCTGGGACTGTAGTTTCCCCAGGGATGCCTCAAGACTGGAGCCCAGCACCAATAAGGAGCCCCTCA GTTCTCTGCTAGCCCAGTTCTTCTCCTGCGTCTCTTGTTGGGATCTCCGTGGCTCACTGCTGTCCCTGCGGGAGGGTCAGGTACTGCCTGTGGCAGGGGGCCTGCCCTCTAATCGCTGGGAGGGCCTGCGCCTTGGCCCCATGAATCTCCAGGACCCTTTTGACCTGAGTCACAACGTGGCAGCCAACGTGACCAGCCGCGTAGCTGGGCGGCTACAGAACTGCTGCCGAGCAGCAGCCAATTATTGCCGAAGTCTCCAGTTCCAGCGCCGTTCCTCCCGGGGTCGGGACTGGGGGCTGCTCCCCCTTCTGCAGCCCAGCTCCCCTAGTTCCCTGTTGTCTGCAACACCCATCCCTTTACCCCCTGCTCCTTTCACCCAGCTCACTGCCACCCTGGCCCGGGTGTTAAGGGAAGCATTGGGGTGTCATATAGAACAGGGAACCAAGAGACTGCGGTCTGACAGAGGTGGCCCTGAGGAGTCTCCTCAGGGAGGGACAAACAAAAGATTGAAACTAGACGGACAGGAAAAAAGCTGTGAGGAGGGGCTGGAAGAGCAGCAGGAATGTGTCAGGGACCACAGTGAAGATGGGGTGGAGGAAATGGTTGTGGAGGTTGGAGAGATGGTGCAGGACTGGGTGCAGAGCTCTGGGCGGCCAGGGGAGCCACCCCAGACGACCACAAAGCAGCTAGCTACTGGAGGGGAGGGACAACCAGGACATGCAGCATTGGCAGAGCAGAGGCCTCAAGGCCCTGATGCTGATGCAGCCAGAGAAGGTTTTTGGGCTGAGACAGGGAAGGGAGTGTTGCTGTCCTCAGTGAGCTGGCGCTGTGCCTTGTGGCACCGAGTGTggcaggggcggcggcgggcCCGGCGACGCTTGCAGCAGCAGACCAAGGACAAAGGTGGAGGCACTGCTGGCACAACAGCATGGCTGGCGATTGAGGCTCAGGTCACCCAGGAGCTGGGAGGACCAACCGGTGCAGCACAGCGGCCAGAGGCTGAGCCACTCCTGACCTTTGTGGCATCTGCCTCCCAGGCTGACCAGACTCTCACCGTGACCCCAATCCAGGATTCTCAAGGCCTGTTCCCTGATCTCCATCATTTCTTACAAGTTTACCTCCCTCAAGCACTTCGAAACCTCCTCAAGTGA
- the MTA2 gene encoding metastasis-associated protein MTA2 isoform X1 — translation MAANMYRVGDYVYFENSSSNPYLVRRIEELNKTANGNVEAKVVCLFRRRDISSSLNSLADSNAREFEEESKQPGVSEQQRHQLKHRELFLSRQFESLPATHIRGKCSVTLLNETDILSQYLEKEDCFFYSLVFDPVQKTLLADQGEIRVGCKYQAEIPDRLAEGESDNRNQQKMEMKVWDPDNPLTDRQIDQFLVVARAVGTFARALDCSSSIRQPSLHMSAAAASRDITLFHAMDTLQRNGYDLAKAMSTLVPQGGPVLCRDEMEEWSASEAMLFEEALEKYGKDFNDIRQDFLPWKSLASIVQFYYMWKTTDRYIQQKRLKAAEADSKLKQVYIPTYTKPNPNQIISVGSKPGMNGAGFQKGLTCESCHTTQSAQWYAWGPPNMQCRLCASCWIYWKKYGGLKTPTQLEGAARGTTEPHSRGHLSRPEAQSLSPYTTSANRAKLLAKNRQTFLLQTTKLTRLARRMCRDLLQPRRAARRPYAPINANAIKAECSIRLPKAAKTPLKIHPLVRLPLATIVKDLVAQAPLKPKTPRGTKTPINRNQLTQNRGLGGIMVKRAYETMAGAGVPFSANGRPLASGIRSSSQPVAKRQKLNPADAPNPVVFVATKDTRALRKALTHLEMRRAARRPNLPLKVKPPLIAVRPPVPLSAPPHPASTNEPIVLED, via the exons ATGGCGGCCAACATGTACCGGGTGGGGG ATTACGTCTATTTTGAGAACTCCTCCAGCAATCCTTACCTGGTTAGACGGATTGAGGAGCTCAACAAG ACTGCAAATGGAAATGTGGAGGCAAAGGTTGTGTGTCTTTTCCGGCGAAGGGACATTTCTAGTAGCCTCAATAGTCTGGCTGATAGCAATGCCA GGGAGTTTGAGGAGGAATCAAAGCAGCCAGGGGTGTCAGAGCAGCAGCGACATCAGCTGAAGCACCGGGAGCTTTTTCTTTCTCGGCAATTTGAATCCTTACCAGCCACCCACATACG GGGGAAATGCAGTGTGACGCTCCTGAATGAGACTGACATCTTGAGCCAATACTTGGAAAAGGAG GACTGCTTTTTTTACTCACTGGTGTTTGACCCTGTGCAGAAGACACTTCTAGCTGATCAGGGAGAGATCAGAGTTGGTTGCAAATACCAAGCTGAGATACCAGATCGCTTGGCAGAGG GAGAATCTGATAATCGGAACCAACAGAAGATGGAGATGAAGGTCTGGGACCCAGACAACCCTCTCACAGACCGGCAGATTGATCAGTTTCTCGTGGTGGCCCG AGCTGTGGGCACCTTTGCAAGAGCCCTAGATTGTAGCAGTTCCATTCGGCAGCCAAGCCTGCACATGAGTGCAGCTGCAGCTTCCCGAGATATCACCTTG TTCCATGCAATGGATACGTTGCAGAGGAACGGCTATGACTTGGCTAAAGCCATGTCGACCCTGGTACCCCAGGGGGGCCCGGTGCTGTGTCGGGATGAGATGGAGGAATGGTCTGCTTCAGAGGCTATGCTGTTTGAGGAGGCCCTGGAGAAGTATGGGAAGGATTTTAATGATATTCGCCAGGACTTT CTGCCTTGGAAGTCACTTGCCAGCATAGTCCAGTTTTACTACATGTGGAAAACCACAGACCGCTATATTCAGCAG AAAAGATTGAAAGCTGCTGAAGCAGACAGCAAACTAAAACAAGTCTATATCCCCACCTA TACTAAGCCAAATCCTAACCAGATCATCTCTGTGGGCTCGAAACCTGGCATGaatggggctggattccagaaGGGCCTGACCTGTGAGAGCTGCCACA CCACACAGTCTGCCCAGTGGTATGCCTGGGGCCCACCCAACATGCAGTGCCGCCTCTGTGCTTCTTGTTGGATCTACTGGAAGAAATATGGGGGACTGAAGACCCCGACCCAGCTTGAGGGGGCTGCTCGGGGCACAACA GAGCCACACTCGAGGGGTCATCTGTCTAGACCTGAAGCCCAAAGTCTCTCCCCCTATACGACCAGCGCCAACCGGGCCAAGCTGCTGGCTAAGAACAGGCAAACATTCCTGCTCCAGACCACAAAGCTGACCCGACTGGCCAGACGCATGTGCAGGGACCTGTTACAGCCGAGGAGGGCCGCCCGACGACCCTATGCCCCTATCAATGCCAATGCCATCAAGGCAGAGT GCTCCATTCGACTTCCTAAGGCTGCAAAGACTCCATTGAAGATTCACCCTCTGGTGCGGCTACCACTGGCAACCATCGTCAAAGATCTGG TGGCCCAGGCACCTCTGAAACCAAAAACACCTCGGGGTACCAAGACCCCAATCAACAGAAACCAGCTGACCCAGAACCGGGGTCTGGGGGGTATTATGGTGAAACGGGCCTATGAAACT ATGGCAGGAGCGGGGGTCCCCTTTTCTGCCAATGGAAGGCCTCTTGCCTCAGGGATTCGCTCAAGCTCACAGCCAGTTGCCAAGCGTCAGAAACTAAACCCAGCTGATGCCCCCAATCCTGTGGTGTTTGTGGCCACAAAGGATACCAG GGCCCTGCGGAAGGCTCTGACCCATCTGGAAATGCGGCGAGCTGCCCGCCGACCCAACTTGCCCCTGAAAGTGAAGCCACCACTGATTGCAGTGCGGCCCCCAGTCCCACTGTCTGCACCCCCACATCCTGCCAGCACCAATGAGCCCATTGTCCTGGAGGATTGA
- the TUT1 gene encoding speckle targeted PIP5K1A-regulated poly(A) polymerase isoform X1 produces the protein MAAVDADVQSLPRGGFRCCLCHVTTANRPSLDAHLGGRKHRHLVELRAARKAQGLRSVFVSGFPRDVDSAQLTQYFQAFGPVASVVMDKDKGVFAIVEMGDTETREAVLSQPQHSLGGHRLRVRPREQKEFQSPASKSPKGAAPDSHQLAKALAEAPDVGAQMVKLVGLRELSEAERQLRSLVVALMQEVFMEFFPGCVVHPFGSSINSFDVHGCDLDLFLDLGDLEESQPAPKAPESPSLDSALASPLDPQALACTPASPPDSQPPSPPDSEALDFETPSSSLAPQTPDSALASETLASPQSLPPASPLQEDLGEGNLGKALELAEALKGEKPEGAAMLELVGSILRGCVPGVYRVQTVPSARRPVVKFCHRPSGLHGDVSLSNRLALHNSRFLSLCSELDERVRPLVYTLRCWAQGRGLSGSGPLLSNYALTLLVIYFLQTREPPVLPTVSQLTQKAGEGEQVEVDGWDCSFPRDASRLEPSTNKEPLSSLLAQFFSCVSCWDLRGSLLSLREGQVLPVAGGLPSNRWEGLRLGPMNLQDPFDLSHNVAANVTSRVAGRLQNCCRAAANYCRSLQFQRRSSRGRDWGLLPLLQPSSPSSLLSATPIPLPPAPFTQLTATLARVLREALGCHIEQGTKRLRSDRGGPEESPQGGTNKRLKLDGQEKSCEEGLEEQQECVRDHSEDGVEEMVVEVGEMVQDWVQSSGRPGEPPQTTTKQLATGGEGQPGHAALAEQRPQGPDADAAREGFWAETGKGVLLSSVSWRCALWHRVWQGRRRARRRLQQQTKDKGGGTAGTTAWLAIEAQVTQELGGPTGAAQRPEAEPLLTFVASASQADQTLTVTPIQDSQGLFPDLHHFLQVYLPQALRNLLK, from the exons ATGGCGGCGGTGGATGCGGATGTCCAGTCGCTGCCTCGTGGGGGCTTCCGCTGTTGCCTCTGCCACGTTACTACAGCCAACC GACCCAGCCTAGACGCCCACTTGGGAGGCCGGAAACACCGACACCTAGTAGAACTACGAGCTGCCCGAAAAGCCCAGGGACTTCGAAGTGTGTTTGTCAGTGGCTTTCCCCGGGATGTGGATTCTGCTCAGCTTACTCAGTACTTCCAGGCATTTGGACCTGTGGCGAGTGTCGTCATGGACAAGGACAAG GGCGTATTTGCTATCGTGGAGATGGGGGACACAGAGACTCGGGAAGCTGTCTTGTCACAGCCCCAGCACAGCCTAGGAGGACATCGCCTGCGGGTCCGGCCACGGGAGCAGAAAGAGTTCCAGAGCCCAGCTTCCAAATCTCCCAAAGGAGCAGCCCCTGACAGCCACCAGCTGGCCAAAGCACTAGCTGAGGCCCCTGATGTGGGGGCACAAATGGTGAAGCTTGTGGGGCTGAGGGAGTTGTCTGAGGCTGAACGGCAGCTTCGGAGCCTAGTGGTGGCCCTGATGCAGGAGGTCTTCATGGAGTTCTTCCCTG GCTGCGTGGTCCATCCTTTTGGCTCTTCCATAAATAGTTTTGATGTCCATGGCTGTGATCTTGACCTCTTCCTGGATCTGGGTGACTTGGAAGAGTCTCAG CCAGCCCCAAAGGCCCCAGAGTCTCCATCTTTGGACTCAGCCCTTGCATCACCACTGGATCCTCAAGCCCTGGCCTGTACCCCAGCTTCCCCTCCAGATTCacagcctccttctcctccagaCTCAGAAGCCCTGGATTTTGaaactccttcctcttccctggcACCCCAGACTCCAGACTCTGCTTTGGCCTCTGAGACCCTCGCCTCTCCCCagtccctgcctccagcctcaccACTGCAGGAGGACCTGGGAGAGGGGAACTTGGGGAAGGCCCTGGAACTGGCAGAGGCCCTGAAGGGGGAGAAACCAGAGGGGGCAGCAATGCTGGAGTTGGTGGGATCCATTCTTCGGGGCTGTGTCCCTGGAGTGTACCGAGTCCAGACTGTACCCTCTGCCAGACGCCCTGTGGTCAAGTTTTGTCATCGGCCTTCAGGTCTTCATGGTGACGTCTCCCTCAGTAACCG GCTGGCTCTGCACAACTCTCGCTTCCTGAGTCTCTGCTCTGAGCTCGATGAGCGAGTTCGGCCTCTTGTGTACACCCTCCGCTGTTGGGCTCAGGGTCGAGGGCTGTCAG GAAGCGGCCCCCTCCTCAGTAACTACGCCCTGACCTTGCTCGTGATCTATTTCCTTCAGACCAGGGAACCTCCTGTGTTGCCTACTGTGTCTCAGCTCACCCAGAAAGCAG GTGAAGGTGAGCAGGTGGAGGTGGACGGCTGGGACTGTAGTTTCCCCAGGGATGCCTCAAGACTGGAGCCCAGCACCAATAAGGAGCCCCTCA GTTCTCTGCTAGCCCAGTTCTTCTCCTGCGTCTCTTGTTGGGATCTCCGTGGCTCACTGCTGTCCCTGCGGGAGGGTCAGGTACTGCCTGTGGCAGGGGGCCTGCCCTCTAATCGCTGGGAGGGCCTGCGCCTTGGCCCCATGAATCTCCAGGACCCTTTTGACCTGAGTCACAACGTGGCAGCCAACGTGACCAGCCGCGTAGCTGGGCGGCTACAGAACTGCTGCCGAGCAGCAGCCAATTATTGCCGAAGTCTCCAGTTCCAGCGCCGTTCCTCCCGGGGTCGGGACTGGGGGCTGCTCCCCCTTCTGCAGCCCAGCTCCCCTAGTTCCCTGTTGTCTGCAACACCCATCCCTTTACCCCCTGCTCCTTTCACCCAGCTCACTGCCACCCTGGCCCGGGTGTTAAGGGAAGCATTGGGGTGTCATATAGAACAGGGAACCAAGAGACTGCGGTCTGACAGAGGTGGCCCTGAGGAGTCTCCTCAGGGAGGGACAAACAAAAGATTGAAACTAGACGGACAGGAAAAAAGCTGTGAGGAGGGGCTGGAAGAGCAGCAGGAATGTGTCAGGGACCACAGTGAAGATGGGGTGGAGGAAATGGTTGTGGAGGTTGGAGAGATGGTGCAGGACTGGGTGCAGAGCTCTGGGCGGCCAGGGGAGCCACCCCAGACGACCACAAAGCAGCTAGCTACTGGAGGGGAGGGACAACCAGGACATGCAGCATTGGCAGAGCAGAGGCCTCAAGGCCCTGATGCTGATGCAGCCAGAGAAGGTTTTTGGGCTGAGACAGGGAAGGGAGTGTTGCTGTCCTCAGTGAGCTGGCGCTGTGCCTTGTGGCACCGAGTGTggcaggggcggcggcgggcCCGGCGACGCTTGCAGCAGCAGACCAAGGACAAAGGTGGAGGCACTGCTGGCACAACAGCATGGCTGGCGATTGAGGCTCAGGTCACCCAGGAGCTGGGAGGACCAACCGGTGCAGCACAGCGGCCAGAGGCTGAGCCACTCCTGACCTTTGTGGCATCTGCCTCCCAGGCTGACCAGACTCTCACCGTGACCCCAATCCAGGATTCTCAAGGCCTGTTCCCTGATCTCCATCATTTCTTACAAGTTTACCTCCCTCAAGCACTTCGAAACCTCCTCAAGTGA
- the MTA2 gene encoding metastasis-associated protein MTA2 isoform X2 produces MLKDYVYFENSSSNPYLVRRIEELNKTANGNVEAKVVCLFRRRDISSSLNSLADSNAREFEEESKQPGVSEQQRHQLKHRELFLSRQFESLPATHIRGKCSVTLLNETDILSQYLEKEDCFFYSLVFDPVQKTLLADQGEIRVGCKYQAEIPDRLAEGESDNRNQQKMEMKVWDPDNPLTDRQIDQFLVVARAVGTFARALDCSSSIRQPSLHMSAAAASRDITLFHAMDTLQRNGYDLAKAMSTLVPQGGPVLCRDEMEEWSASEAMLFEEALEKYGKDFNDIRQDFLPWKSLASIVQFYYMWKTTDRYIQQKRLKAAEADSKLKQVYIPTYTKPNPNQIISVGSKPGMNGAGFQKGLTCESCHTTQSAQWYAWGPPNMQCRLCASCWIYWKKYGGLKTPTQLEGAARGTTEPHSRGHLSRPEAQSLSPYTTSANRAKLLAKNRQTFLLQTTKLTRLARRMCRDLLQPRRAARRPYAPINANAIKAECSIRLPKAAKTPLKIHPLVRLPLATIVKDLVAQAPLKPKTPRGTKTPINRNQLTQNRGLGGIMVKRAYETMAGAGVPFSANGRPLASGIRSSSQPVAKRQKLNPADAPNPVVFVATKDTRALRKALTHLEMRRAARRPNLPLKVKPPLIAVRPPVPLSAPPHPASTNEPIVLED; encoded by the exons ATGCTAAAAG ATTACGTCTATTTTGAGAACTCCTCCAGCAATCCTTACCTGGTTAGACGGATTGAGGAGCTCAACAAG ACTGCAAATGGAAATGTGGAGGCAAAGGTTGTGTGTCTTTTCCGGCGAAGGGACATTTCTAGTAGCCTCAATAGTCTGGCTGATAGCAATGCCA GGGAGTTTGAGGAGGAATCAAAGCAGCCAGGGGTGTCAGAGCAGCAGCGACATCAGCTGAAGCACCGGGAGCTTTTTCTTTCTCGGCAATTTGAATCCTTACCAGCCACCCACATACG GGGGAAATGCAGTGTGACGCTCCTGAATGAGACTGACATCTTGAGCCAATACTTGGAAAAGGAG GACTGCTTTTTTTACTCACTGGTGTTTGACCCTGTGCAGAAGACACTTCTAGCTGATCAGGGAGAGATCAGAGTTGGTTGCAAATACCAAGCTGAGATACCAGATCGCTTGGCAGAGG GAGAATCTGATAATCGGAACCAACAGAAGATGGAGATGAAGGTCTGGGACCCAGACAACCCTCTCACAGACCGGCAGATTGATCAGTTTCTCGTGGTGGCCCG AGCTGTGGGCACCTTTGCAAGAGCCCTAGATTGTAGCAGTTCCATTCGGCAGCCAAGCCTGCACATGAGTGCAGCTGCAGCTTCCCGAGATATCACCTTG TTCCATGCAATGGATACGTTGCAGAGGAACGGCTATGACTTGGCTAAAGCCATGTCGACCCTGGTACCCCAGGGGGGCCCGGTGCTGTGTCGGGATGAGATGGAGGAATGGTCTGCTTCAGAGGCTATGCTGTTTGAGGAGGCCCTGGAGAAGTATGGGAAGGATTTTAATGATATTCGCCAGGACTTT CTGCCTTGGAAGTCACTTGCCAGCATAGTCCAGTTTTACTACATGTGGAAAACCACAGACCGCTATATTCAGCAG AAAAGATTGAAAGCTGCTGAAGCAGACAGCAAACTAAAACAAGTCTATATCCCCACCTA TACTAAGCCAAATCCTAACCAGATCATCTCTGTGGGCTCGAAACCTGGCATGaatggggctggattccagaaGGGCCTGACCTGTGAGAGCTGCCACA CCACACAGTCTGCCCAGTGGTATGCCTGGGGCCCACCCAACATGCAGTGCCGCCTCTGTGCTTCTTGTTGGATCTACTGGAAGAAATATGGGGGACTGAAGACCCCGACCCAGCTTGAGGGGGCTGCTCGGGGCACAACA GAGCCACACTCGAGGGGTCATCTGTCTAGACCTGAAGCCCAAAGTCTCTCCCCCTATACGACCAGCGCCAACCGGGCCAAGCTGCTGGCTAAGAACAGGCAAACATTCCTGCTCCAGACCACAAAGCTGACCCGACTGGCCAGACGCATGTGCAGGGACCTGTTACAGCCGAGGAGGGCCGCCCGACGACCCTATGCCCCTATCAATGCCAATGCCATCAAGGCAGAGT GCTCCATTCGACTTCCTAAGGCTGCAAAGACTCCATTGAAGATTCACCCTCTGGTGCGGCTACCACTGGCAACCATCGTCAAAGATCTGG TGGCCCAGGCACCTCTGAAACCAAAAACACCTCGGGGTACCAAGACCCCAATCAACAGAAACCAGCTGACCCAGAACCGGGGTCTGGGGGGTATTATGGTGAAACGGGCCTATGAAACT ATGGCAGGAGCGGGGGTCCCCTTTTCTGCCAATGGAAGGCCTCTTGCCTCAGGGATTCGCTCAAGCTCACAGCCAGTTGCCAAGCGTCAGAAACTAAACCCAGCTGATGCCCCCAATCCTGTGGTGTTTGTGGCCACAAAGGATACCAG GGCCCTGCGGAAGGCTCTGACCCATCTGGAAATGCGGCGAGCTGCCCGCCGACCCAACTTGCCCCTGAAAGTGAAGCCACCACTGATTGCAGTGCGGCCCCCAGTCCCACTGTCTGCACCCCCACATCCTGCCAGCACCAATGAGCCCATTGTCCTGGAGGATTGA